A region from the Papaver somniferum cultivar HN1 unplaced genomic scaffold, ASM357369v1 unplaced-scaffold_125, whole genome shotgun sequence genome encodes:
- the LOC113331460 gene encoding isochorismate synthase 1, chloroplastic-like — translation MATTGADKFMISLFAPTTKFTKFSSNPTVSTRQSWVLTRQSSVYRSITMSMNGCKGDPRKPLEMIKTQTFQPVSTPEMAMNLLKSTITELDFDPPSYSSGIIRLEVPIQQKIEAISWLQDQNNQLTRCFFSGRSQSIISPDLVIDDEPSSSNGHHSTKTTSDSKLVSVAGVGTAVFFQQSNPFSLNDWRCIRRFLSEDSPLIRAYGALRFDPTTSVSSEWKGFGSFYFMVPLVEFDELEGSSMLAVNIAWDDTVSWTWQDAINALRPELRQISSVVTKLRKEVPKTVILSSNHVPSKSGWDDGVNKALETINGSKSELVKVVLARSSRVVTKSDIDPLEWLAHLQVEGQDAYQFCIQPPNAPAFIGNTPEQLFHRKRFNVSSEALAATRGRGETKSLDRQMEDDLLRSPKDHLEFTIVRENIRGKLEDICNMVLVEPLKTVRKLPRVQHLYAKLSGRLRNEDDEFRVLSSLHPTPAVCGFPTEVARQFIAETEMFDRGMYAGPVGWFGGKETEFAVGIRSALVEKGLGGLIYAGAGIVNGTKSSSEWEELELKTSQITQPVLMYSGKAFV, via the exons ATGGCAACTACTGGTGCTGATAAATTCATGATTTCATTATTCGCGCCAACCACCAAATTCACAAAATTTAGTAGCAATCCGACCGTTTCAACTCGCCAATCATGGGTTTTGACTCGACAATCCTCCGTT TATCGTTCAATAACAATGTCCATGAACGGTTGCAAAGGAGACCCAAGGAAACCATTGGAGATGATTAAAACTCAAACGTTTCAGCCCGTTTCAACTCCTGAAATGGCAATGAATCTTCTGAAATCTACAATTACGGAGTTAGACTTCGATCCACCGTCGTATAGTTCCGGAATCATTCGTCTCGAG GTCCCAATTCAACAGAAAATAGAGGCTATTTCATGGCTTCAAGACCAGAACAACCAGCTTACCCGTTGTTTCTTCTCCGGTAGAAGTCAGAGTATCATATCACCGGATTTAGTCATCGATGATGAACCATCTAGCAGCAATGGACATCATAGCACAAAAACTACATCCGACTCCAAGTTGGTTAGTGTTGCCGGTGTCGGGACCGCAGTATTCTTCCAACAGTCGAACCCATTTTCTTTAAATGACTGGAGATGCATCAGAAG GTTCTTGTCTGAGGATTCTCCGTTAATCCGCGCATATGGTGCTCTTCGATTTGACCCAACGACTAGTGTTTCTTCGGAGTGGAAGGGTTTTGGTTCATTTTACTTTATGGTTCCCCTGGTTGAGTTTGATGAGCTTGAAGGAAGTTCTATGCTTGCTGTAAATATTGCTTGGGATGATACTGTTTCATGGACTTGGCAAGATGCAATAAACGCACTTCGGCCTGAACTTCGTCAG ATTTCTTCTGTAGTCACTAAGTTGAGAAAGGAAGTTCCGAAAACAGTCATACTTAGTAGCAATCATGTTCCTAGCAAATCAGGTTGGGATGATGGTGTCAATAAAGCTTTGGAGACGATAAATGGAAGCAAATCAGAATTGGTTAAG GTTGTTCTTGCACGAAGCAGTAGAGTTGTTACTAAATCTGATATTGATCCTCTTGAATGGTTGGCACATTTACAG GTTGAAGGACAGGATGCTTATCAGTTCTGTATTCAACCACCTAATGCACCAGCATTTATCGGCAACACT CCAGAGCAACTATTTCACCGTAAACGCTTCAATGTTTCGAGTGAGGCTTTAGCTGCAACCCGTGGAAGAGGAGAAACAAAGTCATTAGATCgtcaaatggaagatgatttacTTCGAAG TCCTAAAGATCACCTTGAGTTTACAATAGTAAGAGAAAACATTAGAGGAAAGTTAGAG GATATATGCAACATGGTATTGGTTGAACCATTAAAGACAGTTCGAAAGCTTCCACGAGTACAACACCTGTATGCAAAATTATCAGGTAGATTAAGGAATGAAGACGACGAG TTTCGCGTCTTGTCATCTCTTCACCCAACTCCAGCAGTCTGTGGATTTCCTACAGAAGTGGCACGCCAATTTATAGCTGAAACTG AAATGTTTGATCGGGGAATGTATGCCGGACCTGTTGGTTGGTTTGGTGGAAAAGAAACTGAATTTGCTGTTGGGATTAGATCAGCCTTGGTGGAAAAG GGTCTTGGCGGATTAATATACGCAGGAGCAGGAATAGTTAATGGAACTAAGTCATCTTCAGAATGGGAAGAATTGGAACTTAAGACATCTCAG ATAACACAGCCAGTGCTGATGTACAGTGGTAAAGCTTTTGTCTGA
- the LOC113331461 gene encoding uncharacterized protein LOC113331461 produces MEQSSSSSDLFHQLHKLPSSASEETLSHILETLWKTRKTGLRPVDKSSIRSLLCLPSLQELDPLLACLRSLIRKTVHENLIADDILKLFPIDLSLHLQTTLVLLLQRYQNQWKEDVSMDRQTTGGVLCQGNVGTATPLLAPFSAAAAEMLSPLWSRQDDVPGCFNHSEIVSCAPIVCDGNISNVTASVPPEDMGILPCLKSMSWTIERRSSAPGNRAAVISLKLQDRNKSGETEVKFQITKDTVEAMLRSMTYISEQLENIAAGKIPSEPLQKKQRQ; encoded by the coding sequence ATGGAGCAAAGCAGCAGCAGTAGTGATCTGTTTCACCAACTGCATAAGCTACCATCATCAGCATCAGAGGAAACTCTATCACATATTCTTGAAACCCTATGGAAAACCAGAAAAACTGGTCTGAGACCAGTCGACAAATCTTCAATTcgatctcttctttgtcttccttCTCTTCAAGAACTTGATCCATTGTTAGCATGTCTCCGTTCACTTATCAGAAAAACAGTACACGAGAACCTAATTGCAGATGATATACTGAAACTATTTCCCATAGACTTGTCCCTCCACCTGCAAACTACTCTAGTTTTGTTACTCCAGAGGTATCAAAATCAGTGGAAAGAGGATGTGTCTATGGACAGACAAACGACGGGAGGCGTCCTGTGCCAGGGTAATGTAGGTACAGCAACCCCTTTGCTCGCACCTTTTTCAGCTGCGGCGGCGGAGATGTTGTCACCATTGTGGTCTCGTCAAGATGATGTTCCTGGTTGCTTCAATCACAGTGAAATTGTCAGTTGTGCACCTATTGTTTGCGATGGTAACATATCAAATGTGACTGCATCCGTACCCCCTGAGGATATGGGAATATTACCGTGCCTCAAGTCGATGAGTTGGACCATTGAGAGACGGAGCTCAGCACCAGGTAATAGAGCAGCTGTCATCAGTCTAAAGTTGCAAGATCGTAATAAGTCAGGAGAGACTGAAGTGAAGTTTCAAATTACTAAAGATACGGTGGAAGCCATGTTGAGATCAATGACCTACATCAGTGAGCAGCTTGAAAACATTGCAGCTGGGAAAATTCCCTCTGAACCATTGCAGAAGAAGCAACGGCAGTAG